Genomic DNA from Nitrosarchaeum koreense MY1:
TACAACTAAAGGAAAATTAAATTCTGATACTAAAACAATGACTCTGGATATCAAAGGACAAAACATTGGTACTATCACACTTGATATTCCAAGATATATTTTGGATTCAAAATCTCCTGCAGGTAGTGATTCTTCTTTTGTTGTAATGGCTAATGGTGAAATGATAGAGTATGAAGAATTAGAAAGTGATTCTGATTCTAGACAAATAAAATTGGATTATCAAATAGGTGACAAAGTTTCATTTGAGATTGTAGGAACACACATCATTCCTGAATTTGGCTCCATTGCTCTTTTGATTCTTGTTGCTTCAATAATGTCTATTTTGATTGTAGGCAAGTCTTTTTCAAATAGATTGGTCAAATTCTAAAACACTGTCAAGTTCTTAAACAACGACCTTAAATCTACTATGGATACATGGATTTAGAAAAATTTCGTAACGATGTTTATGAAGTTACTGAAAAACTATCGAAAAATTTGAAAGAATCAGATCTACCAAAGCTCAACTATGTTCGTCAACAATTAATTGAAATGTATCAAAAAAACCTTGTAAAAATTAATCACTCTGTTTTAGAGCTTATTTGTGCATCTACGTTGATTGCACGTGGACATTCAGTAGAAGTAGAAAAACAAATCTCTGATATCTTAGTATGTGATCTTTTTGGTAAAAAAGGAGATGGCAATACTATTATTGAAATCGAAACAGGATTTACCCCTCCTGATCATGCTCTGGATACAATTGATTATTTCACCGCAAGGATAATGAGTAAAATTGCTAGGTATAGTAAACACTGTACTAAATTTTCTCTGGCAACTCCAGTGATTGGTCTAGTTCCGATACCAAAAATTTTCCTCATGCCTCCAAATGCAAGAAATGAGTCTGATGTGAAAAAAGTTAAAGATCTATGTGATCGATATTACAAAAACCCTCCAATTCAGTATTCTGATATTCTAAATGCACATTTGCATTCAATTTATTTAATAAATATCGACAAAGGATTTGCCAAGGAACTTGATCCTCAAGGATATGTGGATTTAACTCATAATCTACTTCAACGAAGTGAAATAGAGTACTGACCCAAAATAGAAAAAATACAAATTCATCTTCATTTTAGTTCTAGTATGATTTGTGCCGCATGTGAAACAAGAAAGCATTATGAATGCATTGACTGTATAAATAATCATAAAACGCATCTTTGTCACTGCGACTGTCATGATGAAAATACAAAACCTCATCCTGTAGACAAGCCACATTAATCTGGTATCATTAAAAGCGACTCATTTTTTTGAGCCTAAATATTAAAATTTCATCTTATTTTAACCATTGTAGATTTTTGAGGATCTTAAAACTGATCGTAAGAAACATCAAGATTCATAAGGCAATAAAACATTCTATCGACAAATTATGGCGACATCCATGGAAAATTTTGGAACATTAGAGTATGTTTTAGACAAATATTCAAAAATTTGGAGTTGGAAGATTACCGGTCAACGAGCTGTCAGTATGATATCTAGACTCGTGCCTGAAGCATGGTATGGTGAAAATACTGATGAAGTAATAATTCCAGACAGTGTTGAAAGTGTAAAACAGATAAAATTGATTATGGATCGTTATCCTCTTGAAATTCTATCTAAATCTGCATGGCAACGAAAAATTGTAAAAACATATACTCCAAAACCAGTCATTCCTCCTGTAAAATATAATCTCAATCGTGCAAAAACAGGAGAGCAATTCCGTGGAAAACTGCTGAATTTCCAAAGAGAAGGATTAGATTTCCTGCTAAAATCATCAGGAAATGCATTACTTGCTGATGAGATGGGCTTGGGAAAAACTGTACAAACATTATCTTATGTTGCAACTGAAAAACAAACCTTCCCCGTACTTGTTGTTGCCCCATTAGTTACTTTGAACAATTGGGAAAGAGAAATTTCAAAATTTTTAAAGAAAAAAAGTAGAAATGGAAGAATCATTGAATCCGAATCTCCTACATCTACTATAATCAGAACTGGAAAATCTAAAGAACTACCTGTGACTGATTTTTACATCATAAATTATGAATTACTTTACAAACGTCTTTCTGATTTATCAAAATTAAATATTCGAACAATTGTTTGTGATGAGGTTCATAATCTAAGATCAAAAACTACTCAAAAATACAAAGCTGTTAAAAAACTAGCCGCACTTCCTTCAATTTCGTATAGAATTGGTTTGTCTGGCACTCCGATTTACAACAGAGGCTCTGAAATATGGCCAATTGTTGATATTTTGAGACCCGGACTACTTGGAAGTTTCAAAGAATTTTGTGAATACTTTTGTTATGTAAATGAAAAAGGCAAAGCGATTGTACTTGAAAACAAACGAGCCTCACTTCGAAATGAATTGCAAAAACATGTCATGCTTAGGCGAAAAAAGTCTGATGTTCTAAAGGAATTAAAAGATAAAGTTAGATACAAAGAAGTCATTGATGCTGATACTGACTATTATCTTGATGAACTAGGGAAAATATGGAATAAACTTGAAGAAGAACAAAAAGATGCTGAAACCGCATTTGACAAATCAGCATCATATCAAAGAGCAATTCAAAGCGAACGACAGATTGCTGGCATTGCCAAAGTTCCACACGTGATTAATTTTGTTAAAAACATTATGGAGATAGAGGAAAGCGTAGTAGTATTTTGTCATCACAAAGTAATTCATAAATTATTACATACAAGTCTTGAAGAATTTTCTCCAGTTACAATTATTGGTGGACAATCAGATAAAACTCGTCAAGAACAAATTGACAAATTCCAAAAAGGAGAATCAAAACTTATGATAGCTGGTATACGAGCTGGAAACGTAGGAATTAATTTGACTAGAGCTAAATATGTCATTTTTGCAGAACTGGATTGGAGTCCTGCTATACATCGACAAGCTGAAGATAGATTGCATAGAATCGGTCAAAAAAATACTGTCTTTGCATATTATCTTATTGGAAAAGGAACACTTGATGATCACGTTGCAAATATTTTAGTTGATAAAAGTTATGAGATTGACTCCATTATGGATGAGACAGCTGACACGTATGAAAATAGGGATAAAGCCGAATTAATTCTAGCGCAAATCCATGATAAAATAAAGTCAACCTAGACTTAATTTCTCTTTAATCTTTTCTAGTTTTAAAATTATTTTCTTCTTTTTGTCATCTTCGACTGATTCATTATTAATCTCTTCAACTAATTCATTAATTAATTCAAAAATCTCCTTTTTTGTATTCTCTTCTAAGTTATTATCGAGTCCAAACTCTTCTATTTTCTTAATTTCTTCTACTCCTTCTGGAAGAATTTCGTACATTTTGACTAGTCTTGATTCTTGTCTTAAAGGTGACATTAGGACTAGTTGTTTTTTTCTCAACTTTTCAATCTCCTCAATCAATTCATCTTCTGGTTTTCTTAAGAAATTTGAAATGGTTTCTATGTCAAATGACTTGATTTCTAGCAATCGTAAAATTTTGACACTTGTTGGGATTTGTTCACTCCATAAAGTGTATTTTGCTAAATCTGTTATGGAAAATGTTCCATCACTATTCAATGTTAACAGTTTTCTATCTTTTAGTGATGCCAACGAGTCTAGTATTCTCCCAACTCCCAATCTCTTTAATTCTGAATTTTCAATGTCTTTTTCATTAAATGCCCCGTTATTTTTAATCCCTAAAAACAGTATTTCTAAATCGATCAGACCTAATTTTGTCATTATAGTTAATTTCTCCTAGCGGTTATCACTTTTTCCTCCATACCTCATAAAATTGAATTTTCATCCCAAAAAATCTCTACAAAATTGTGTTTGTCTCATTAATTTATCTAAAAATGAGCTTTTAGCATTGATCCAGAATATATAAAGCCGTTTATCTAAAATCTGTATGCCTCAATCAAAACCAATCATTAGTGTTGTAAACGTGGTTGCCTCTGCATCTGTGGATCAAAAAATCGATCTAAATGATATTACTAAAAAATTTCCGGATACTGAATACAATCCAGACCAATTTCCAGGATTGGTCTTTAGACTACAAAATCCAAAAACAGCGACCCTTATCTTTAGAACCGGAAAGATGGTATGCACTGGTGGAAAATCTGAAGAAATGGCAATTAAGGCGGTAAATACCGTTGTCCAAAAACTTCGAAAAGGTGGAATTAAAGTAAAAAAGGATGCAGAAATTACAGTTCAAAATATCGTAGCTTCAATTAATCTAGGTGGAAAAGTGCATCTTGAAAAAGCTGCTAGAACCTTACCTAGAAGCATGTATGAGCCAGAACAATTTCCAGGGTTAATTCATAGAATGTTAGACCCAAAAACTGTCATATTGATATTTTCATCTGGAAAACTTGTTTGTACTGGAGCAAAAAATGAATCTGATGTATTTCGTTCTGTTCATAACTTGCATGCCTTACTAGAAGAAAAAAATCTAATGATATATGATCAATAGCTTTTGAAAAAAAAGATAAATCCGAATTTGGATTTTTTAATTTTTACATATTCTGTCTAATGTCTTGGGAATAAACCCATTAAAAAATCTGGATTATTTGTTCTCCTTGAAAAATATATGTGGACATTATCTCATTAGAGTATGGTCAAATATGAATTGCCTAGATTGCCTTATGGATATGATGAACTTGAACCATTCATTGATACTCAAACCATGGAAACACACCATCAAAAACATCATCAGGCATATGTTGATGGATTAAACAAAACATTAGCAAAAATTTCAGGAGAGTTTCATCCTCAATACATTACATCTATTCTCTCTGATCTACATACCATTCCTGAATCTGTCCGAAATGACGTATCTTTTTTTGGCGGTGGTTTTGAAAATCATAAATTATTTTGGGAAACAATGACTCCAAAAAATGATGGTGATCCTGGCGGTAAGTTAGGTGATTCAATTGATGTGTACTTTGATAACTTTGAAAATTTTAAAAAAGTATTCTCAAACAAAGCACTGTCTATTGAGGGCAGTGGATGGTGTTGGCTTGTATTTAATCAAACTTTTAATAAAATAGAGATAGTCACTACTGCCAATCAAGACAGTCCTTGGTCAATAAGGAAAATCCCTCTTTTAGGTTTGGATATGTGGGAGCACTCTTACTATCTAAAATATAATAATCGAAAACCTGACTATATTTCAAATTGGTGGAATATAGTGAATTGGGATTATGTTGAAAATCGATTTGCCGAGATAGCTGATTAAGCGGCACTCTTGAAATTTCTTAACGTTTGTTTATTCTGTTTTCAAAAATTCAATAAACGTTTAATGTTATTGTAGAACCACTTATCTCTCTTTATCCGTATATTGCAATATGAGTACTTACATTGTAAAAAAATCTGGCTTGGATGAAGCTAAAATAAAACAAGCATTGGATATGTTGTTGATTGATAGAAGAAATGAATTTCGTGAACTATCTGGTGTCCTCTTAAAGACTGCAAAATCTTCTGAGCATATGCCGTATTCTGAACAATTTGTCTTGAATTTCTGTTTGGATGTAAATGATGCGTTTAAGACCTGGTCTGGACAAATGCCTCTTTCAGTAAGCTCACCTCAAAAAGCACTAACAATTCTAAGACAGCTATCTCGAGATAAAACAACGATGAATCAATTGGCTCATCTCTTGAACATATCTTATACGCTAGCTGACGAATTTCTGGAGATTTATAGACGCTTAAAGTAATTTTTTACTAATCTCCGATTTTCATTTTTATCTTATTGCTAAATCCTGTGATTAAATTTCTAGAATTTTGTCTATCAACAGTTACTCTTAAGTTTGGATTCTGTTAATTCATTGTGATGAAAGACGACTTGGCGACTTGCGAGAATTTCAATGAGCAAGTTTATGCTGTCTTTCATTTTTAACTTTATTTTTATATGTTTTATACGCTTGACAAATTCTTAATTATTGTATTTTTATGAGAAATAATTTTTTCTGGGTTTGGAATGTTTGAATGGTTGTACATCTTTTTCTTTTGTTTAAAAATATTGGAATTTTTTAATGAATTTTAAGAAATTGTCTGAATAAGATTATTTTGTAATATTCTATATGAAAATCATTGAGAAGTGTTCATGAAGATATTGTAAATTTAGAAAAACAAATTCTCCAAACTGAAGATAAACTCTTAGATTGCATCCGAACCGGTTATGTGGGTGGAATTAAAAAGTCATTACATAGTTTAGATTCTGATCTAAAATATCTTAGCATACTTGCAAATGGAGCTCCTATTGACAAAAATGAAGATCGTAAAATCATGGATTTTTTGAGAACTCATTATGAATATTTGCAAAAATTATCAATTCCACATAAATTATCACTCGGAGGATAACATGGATGCTGCAAAACTTTTACAAATAATTATGGATTCTGATGTTAATATTCGACATAGCGTAATTACCGATATAGAAGGAAACATAATTTCAGTAAATCATCGTCCAGGAGTGGTGAATTATTTATCCGAAGATGAGACAGCTGCATCTTTGAAAAGAGCGGCAAGTGCATGGAAAGCAAGAAAACAACTTAGTCCAAAAATTGGAAGAGGACTTTATGCGGTTGCAGCATTTGAAAAAATTACTAGGATCACGTTCCCATTGGGAAATGATCATCTGATCTTTGTAAGTATGGGTTCGGATACTACCCGAATGGATCTTCATGAAGGAGGACAAAAACAAATCATTGAACATGTTTTGAATATTCTGAGTAGAGATCCTACCAAAGCCTAAAAATTTGTACTGTTGATTATTTTCAGCAAAGCTTTTTGCTAGCTGTAAATGAAACCACATCAATGGACTTCATGCTTGAAGAAGAATTATTGGATTTGCTGACTTTCTGTTTGCAGAATCCTGAATCTTCTGAATTAGAAGAAAAGAAAAAAAGAATTACAGAGATTGGTGGAGAATTATTTTCTGATGGTGGAATTGATGCTCTTGAAAATTTTTTCTTTGTGGTAAAAAACAGAATAATTCAAGAAATAGAAAAAGATCCATCTCCACTGCGTTCGCTGTGGAATGGACTAACTCCGGAATGGCATTACTAGTTTAACTTGTTAGTTTCTAGCCTCTACCGATTCTAAAAATGGCTGTGCTGCATTTTGGGCAGGTGCCTTTTAGAGCTGGTTTGCCATTTTTCATGGTGTATGGTTTTGCGCCTTCGATGTCTCTTTTATCTCGGCACTTTACGCAATATCCTATTGTCATATCGTTAATAGGCACGTGGTTCTATTAGCGAGATCTTGTTAATTTTTTTTTACTATGAGGCAAACCTGTGATCTTAATTTATTCACAAACACTGTTTTTTACATTAGTTAATGCTAAGAGTTTGTAATTTACGTATATGTAATTATGATTAACTTGTGATTTTCAAAGATACTTGTTCAGCTAATGCATCTAATCTTTGCCATGATTTAGTACTTCCTTCTTCTGACACATCCCATACATAAATTTCTGCAGTATATTCACCTGATATTTTTGGTGCCCATGAAAGTGCTGGACTGAAAGTTTGTCCTGGATTAAGTAAACCACTAATCCATCCTATTGTTATGATTACCCCGTTTTGATTTTTAACTTGAACAATATACACAAATGTTTGAGTTTTATCTTGATTATTTTTAACATCAGCTGTGATCTGAATTTGCTGATTTACATTGATCTGATTTGATATTTGAGATCCAAATGAATTTACAAGTCTGGGGTTTGTGATATCTACTCTGTCTAATGGTTCTATTGCAAATGCGGGATTGATGAAAATAGTAAACATTAACAAAATTGAAAAAGTGACTCCTAACTGCTTTATCATAATTTTCTGGCAATTATTTTGTTAATAAAGCATTTCTACACTATTCTTGATTTGTTTGGTTTACTTTTAGTTATGTTATGTGTTTTTTATTATCTGGTATTTTGAGTAGTGGCTTTATTTCTATGACTAGCAATTAAATCTTGATCCTATAGTAATCCCATCTTTCTGGATCAAATCTTGTGACAAACTCAGCATTCTCTTTATCAACCCTTGATGTTATTACGTCTCTTAAGGCAAAACTGGTAAGATACTTGTATTTTTTAGCATGAGCCTGCATGATAAACATGTGGCGCATTTCACTTCCTCCTTTTAGTCCCCAATATCCCATTTTTAATGCCAGAGGCTCCAAGAATATTGTATTGTTTAATCCGTAATTTTCATCTCTTATCTCTGGTCTTAATCTATAATTTTCCAAAGGTCCTCCCTTTGCAAATCCTACTATTTCTCCATGACAATCATTTAATCTTAAAGTGTTGAGAATTATGTTCTGATCTTTTACTGATTCTTCAAAATTGTCTCTTGCAAATTGTAATGGTTTTGGCAGTTCTAAAAATATTGAAAATAAAGTCTTCATAAACTCTGGATCTTTTCTAGTATCGATCTTTTCAATCGTTGGAACTAATTTTAGATTATCATAAGTATAGTTTGCTTGTATTGAGATCTCTTGTTGCCTAATATTCATAAATGCTAATACTGTATCAAAAAAATTCTTTCTCATGTTCGTTGGCAATGACTCTAAAATGAATCTACACATCTCAGTTTCTTTATTTAATAATTCTTCAAAATACGCTACGGAGCTTCTTACAATGAGTGATGGTCTCCATGCTAAAGCATGTGCATTCATTTTTGCCATCTCCATAGCTTTTGAAAAATTTCCTAATGCATAACCACTAATTCTGTCTACTACTGAAAGATACCATCCTAGATTCATAAAATGCTCTTGTTTTGATTGATTGTCTCTTGTTAATGGTGAATTTTTAAAACATTCTTTGATCTGTTTTTCTGCATTTTCCCTAAGTGTTCCACTCCATGGATATGTTGTTCTAAGAATTAACACTTTGATTATTTCAATGTCTAATTTTGCATCATCTAATAATTTTCTTAATTTTTTATCTGATGAAATAAATCTCAAAACATTTTCTTCATGTGGTTTGTCTACGCTTTTTTGAGGATCAAAGTCATGAAATAAAGCTGCAGCATAAAGATACTTCAAATCATCCTTGGCGAATCTTTTTGAAGTGTTGTTTAGATTTGCAGATAAAAGGGCAACATGAGTTACTTCTAATTCATGATTGATGTTGTGATAGCCGTAATAATCACTTCCTAATCCTTGCGTCTCAAATAACTCGATGGTATAGTCTAGCATCTCAGTAAAGCAATCTTGGTCCATGCCGCTTTCTACAATCAGGCTCAAAATCTCATTACGCATGGTGTGTGAGTTTACAAGCTCTTGCAATAGATACTGATTCTAATTGTTGTTTTTAAAGAATACTCTAATCTTATTGAAAATTTCTTTTATCTTTATGACGATTTTTGAAAAATCATTATTTTTGCGAAAGACTCAATAGAATTATCAATTTTTTTGATTTTGTTGTCTGTTAACTTGGATTTGCTTGAATCTCTTATGAGTATTAATGAAAAGCAATCACTTGACTATGCCTTGCATATTGATAATATGACATATGCTTTGACTGACGTATCTATTGTGAATTCTCCTACTCCTGTTAATGCTCCTACAACTAGAGGTGGAGTCTATTTTTCAGATACATTTGCATATAAAATCAAAGGAACAATAAATGATTTAACAATAATTCCATTATTGTCAAAAACCATGCTAGGCCCAAATACAGAATTTCG
This window encodes:
- a CDS encoding DUF5679 domain-containing protein, whose translation is MTIGYCVKCRDKRDIEGAKPYTMKNGKPALKGTCPKCSTAIFRIGRG
- a CDS encoding TATA-box-binding protein, with amino-acid sequence MPQSKPIISVVNVVASASVDQKIDLNDITKKFPDTEYNPDQFPGLVFRLQNPKTATLIFRTGKMVCTGGKSEEMAIKAVNTVVQKLRKGGIKVKKDAEITVQNIVASINLGGKVHLEKAARTLPRSMYEPEQFPGLIHRMLDPKTVILIFSSGKLVCTGAKNESDVFRSVHNLHALLEEKNLMIYDQ
- a CDS encoding superoxide dismutase produces the protein MVKYELPRLPYGYDELEPFIDTQTMETHHQKHHQAYVDGLNKTLAKISGEFHPQYITSILSDLHTIPESVRNDVSFFGGGFENHKLFWETMTPKNDGDPGGKLGDSIDVYFDNFENFKKVFSNKALSIEGSGWCWLVFNQTFNKIEIVTTANQDSPWSIRKIPLLGLDMWEHSYYLKYNNRKPDYISNWWNIVNWDYVENRFAEIAD
- a CDS encoding HD domain-containing protein codes for the protein MRNEILSLIVESGMDQDCFTEMLDYTIELFETQGLGSDYYGYHNINHELEVTHVALLSANLNNTSKRFAKDDLKYLYAAALFHDFDPQKSVDKPHEENVLRFISSDKKLRKLLDDAKLDIEIIKVLILRTTYPWSGTLRENAEKQIKECFKNSPLTRDNQSKQEHFMNLGWYLSVVDRISGYALGNFSKAMEMAKMNAHALAWRPSLIVRSSVAYFEELLNKETEMCRFILESLPTNMRKNFFDTVLAFMNIRQQEISIQANYTYDNLKLVPTIEKIDTRKDPEFMKTLFSIFLELPKPLQFARDNFEESVKDQNIILNTLRLNDCHGEIVGFAKGGPLENYRLRPEIRDENYGLNNTIFLEPLALKMGYWGLKGGSEMRHMFIMQAHAKKYKYLTSFALRDVITSRVDKENAEFVTRFDPERWDYYRIKI
- a CDS encoding DEAD/DEAH box helicase gives rise to the protein MATSMENFGTLEYVLDKYSKIWSWKITGQRAVSMISRLVPEAWYGENTDEVIIPDSVESVKQIKLIMDRYPLEILSKSAWQRKIVKTYTPKPVIPPVKYNLNRAKTGEQFRGKLLNFQREGLDFLLKSSGNALLADEMGLGKTVQTLSYVATEKQTFPVLVVAPLVTLNNWEREISKFLKKKSRNGRIIESESPTSTIIRTGKSKELPVTDFYIINYELLYKRLSDLSKLNIRTIVCDEVHNLRSKTTQKYKAVKKLAALPSISYRIGLSGTPIYNRGSEIWPIVDILRPGLLGSFKEFCEYFCYVNEKGKAIVLENKRASLRNELQKHVMLRRKKSDVLKELKDKVRYKEVIDADTDYYLDELGKIWNKLEEEQKDAETAFDKSASYQRAIQSERQIAGIAKVPHVINFVKNIMEIEESVVVFCHHKVIHKLLHTSLEEFSPVTIIGGQSDKTRQEQIDKFQKGESKLMIAGIRAGNVGINLTRAKYVIFAELDWSPAIHRQAEDRLHRIGQKNTVFAYYLIGKGTLDDHVANILVDKSYEIDSIMDETADTYENRDKAELILAQIHDKIKST